In Strigops habroptila isolate Jane chromosome 7, bStrHab1.2.pri, whole genome shotgun sequence, the following are encoded in one genomic region:
- the MFHAS1 gene encoding malignant fibrous histiocytoma-amplified sequence 1 isoform X2, producing the protein MASSSGGGWSGRAGRGPAPPAMAQTEPPKAVRLWRDAALRARKLRSGPGEPEPEPEPQPDAGPPGGPPPPPAAAAAAPAPRRPASAAALGELEALNLSGRGLEELPEEVGAALSGLRVLSLRRNRLGRLPAAALRHLGRLAELDLSHNRLRGLGDGGALAGLRGLRKLSLSHNELGAEGPGLPPRLAELGRLEELDLSFNRLRRLPEGLGRLQHLRTLDVDHNLLPSFPAPLLELTALEELDCSGNRHLGALPEGIAALRRLKILWLSGTGLAALPEGLCQLSALESLMLDGNRLQALPAGFGSLQRLKMLNLSSNLLGEFPAAILALPSLEELYLSRNQLTLLPPRLCQLHQLRTLWLDNNRIRYLPDSIVLLHSLEELVLQGNQIAILPEGFGQLSRVTLWKIKDNPLIQPPYEVCMKGIPYIAAYQQELAHSQPALKPRLKLVLMGLKDAGKTLLRRCLMEEDGRKEDVGSLEAGSTQPRGCPGQQEDSGRVPVGCCPFPEPQDTSSAGVPAMQQLEHLPVEWQDIPSHMPSHRVKGEIPRPAPSLPPNAPQVPPGLGLSGGSKGIEVMDWTADAERGLTFIVYELAGDPSYDVIQSFFLSPGALYVLVVNLSAYVPQHFYPSVGYFLHWLGSKVPHAVVCMVGTHADLCAERELEEKCLDIHHQIAQQEKRDAEGLQSLVQQVDEALGQDFDLRCSSPHAAFYGVSDKNLRRKKAQFQYLLNHRPQILSPVLPFSCWDRCQVHRLRDKLLSVAEHRDIFPNLHRVLPKSWQVLEELHFQPQAQQLWLSWWDSARLGLQAGLTEDRLQSALSYLHESGKLLYFEEHLTLREYVFHNLPRLIDILNVFCQRDAAVLLQKLLSDTQIDELRATQLHHYVEGFLLHGLLPAHVIRLLLKPHIQSREDLQLILELLEKMGLCYCVNKPKCKPLNGAAAWYKFPCYVKNEVPHAEAWINGANLSGQSFVVEQLQIEYSFPFIFPPGLFARYSVQINGHVVQRSDGKYQIYAYRGKVPVVVSYRPARGALQPDTLSIASHASLPNIWTAWQAITPLVEELNVLLQEWPGLYYTVHVLCSKCLKRGSPNPHTFPGRN; encoded by the coding sequence ATGGCgagcagcagcggcggcggctgGTCGGGtcgggcggggcgggggcccGCTCCCCCGGCCATGGCGCAGACGGAGCCCCCGAAGGCGGTGCGGCTGTGGCGCGACGCCGCCCTGCGCGCACGGAAGCTGCGGAGCGGCCCCGGCGAGCCCGAGCCGGAGCCCGAGCCCCAGCCGGACGCGGGGCCGCCGggggggccgccgccgccccccgccgccgccgccgccgctcccgctccccgccgcccggcctcggcggcggcgctgggggAGCTGGAGGCGCTGAACCTGAGCGGGcgggggctggaggagctgcccGAGGAGGTGGGCGCCGCCCTGAGCGGGCTGCGGGTGCTGAGCCTGCGGCGTAACCGGCTGGGCCGCCTGCCCGCAGCCGCCCTGCGCCACCTGGGCCGCCTGGCCGAGCTCGACCTCAGCCACAACCGGCTGCGGGGCCTGGGGGACGGCGGGGCCCTGGCGGGGCTGCGGGGCCTGCGCAAGCTCAGCCTCAGCCACAACGAGCTGGGCGCCGAGGGCCCGGGCCTGCCTCCCCGCCTCGCCGAGCTGGGCCGCCTCGAGGAGCTTGACCTCAGCTTCAACCGCCTGCGCCGCCTGCCCGAGGGGCTGGGCCGCCTGCAGCACCTCCGCACCCTCGACGTCGACCACAAcctgctgccctccttcccCGCCCCGCTGCTGGAGCTGACTGCTCTGGAGGAGCTGGACTGCTCCGGCAACCGCCACCTCGGGGCCCTGCCCGAGGGCATCGCTGCCCTCCGCCGCCTCAAGATCCTCTGGCTGAGTGGCACCGGGCTGGCGGCCCTGCCCGAGGGTCTCTGCCAGCTGAGTGCCCTCGAGAGCCTCATGCTGGATGGCAACCGGCTGCAGGCCCTGCCCGCTGGCTTCGGCAGCCTGCAGCGGCTCAAGATGCTGAACCTCTCCTCCAATCTGCTGGGGGAGttccctgctgccatcctggCGCTCCCCAGCCTGGAGGAGCTCTACCTGAGCCGCAACCAGCTCACCCTGCTGCCTCCTCGCCTTTGTCAGCTCCACCAGCTCCGCACGCTCTGGCTGGACAACAACCGCATCCGCTACCTGCCTGACTCCATCGTGCTCCTCCacagcctggaggagctggtCCTGCAAGGCAACCAGATTGCCATCCTCCCCGAAGGCTTCGGGCAGCTTTCCCGCGTCACCCTGTGGAAGATCAAAGACAACCCCCTCATACAGCCCCCCTATGAGGTATGCATGAAAGGCATCCCCTACATCGCAGCCTACCAGCAGGAACTAGCCCACTCCCAGCCTGCCCTCAAACCCCGCCTCAAGCTGGTCCTTATGGGCCTAAAGGATGCAGGAAAGACCTTGCTGAGACGATGCCTCATGGAGGAGGATGGGCGGAAGGAAGATGTGGGAAGTCTGGAGGCGGGGAGCACCCAGCCCAGGGGgtgccctgggcagcaggaggacaGTGGGAGAGTGCCAGTTGGGTGTTGCCCCTTCCCAGAGCCACAGGACACTTCCTCAGCTGGGGTACCTGCCAtgcagcagctggaacatctccCCGTTGAGTGGCAGGACATCCCTTCTCACATGCCCTCTCACCGAGTGAAAGGGGAAATACCACGCCCTGCACCATCATTGCCACCCAATGCCCCGCAAGTACCACCAGGACTGGGACTGTCAGGAGGCAGCAAGGGCATTGAGGTGATGGACTGGACAGCGGATGCAGAGCGGGGTCTGACGTTCATTGTGTATGAGCTGGCGGGGGACCCGAGCTATGATGTTATCCAGTCTTTCTTCCTGTCTCCCGGAGCCCTGTATGTGCTGGTGGTGAATTTGAGTGCCTATGTCCCTCAGCACTTCTACCCCTCTGTAGGCTATTTCTTGCATTGGCTCGGTTCCAAGGTGCCCCATGCCGTGGTGTGCATGGTGGGAACCCATGCTGACCTCTGTGCGGAGCGGGAGTTGGAAGAGAAGTGCCTGGACATCCATCACCAGATCGCTCAGCAGGAGAAGAGGGATGCTGAGGGACTCCAGAGCTTGGTCCAGCAGGTAGATGAGGCTCTGGGACAGGACTTTGACCTgcgctgctccagcccccacGCTGCCTTTTACGGGGTCTCGGACAAGAACTTGCGGCGGAAGAAAGCCCAGTTTCAGTACCTGCTCAACCACCGCCCGCAGATCCTCTCTCCAGTGCTGCCTTTCAGCTGCTGGGACCGCTGCCAGGTGCATCGCCTGCGGGACAAGCTCCTCTCGGTGGCTGAGCACCGGGATATCTTCCCGAACCTGCACCGTGTGTTGCCCAAATCCTGGCaagtgctggaggagctgcacttCCAGCCGCAAGCTCAGCAGCTGTGGCTTAGCTGGTGGGACTCTGCCCGGTTGGGCTTGCAGGCAGGCCTGACGGAGGATCGGCTCCAGAGCGCCCTGTCCTACCTGCATGAGAGTGGGAAGCTGCTCTACTTTGAGGAGCACCTCACCTTGCGGGAGTATGTGTTTCACAACCTGCCACGGCTCATTGACATCCTCAACGTCTTCTGCCAGCGGGATGCTGCCGTGCTGCTCCAGAAACTGCTTAGCGACACCCAGATAGATGAACTGAGGGCCACTCAGCTCCATCATTATGTGGAGGGCTTCTTGCTGCACGGCCTTCTCCCTGCTCATGTTATCCGTCTCCTTCTTAAGCCCCACATCCAGAGCCGCGAGGATCTGCAGCTcatcctggagctgctggagaagatggGGCTCTGTTACTGTGTCAACAAACCCAAATGCAAGCCCTTAAATGGGGCGGCCGCTTGGTACAAGTTTCCCTGTTACGTGAAAAACGAGGTGCCCCATGCAGAGGCATGGATCAATGGCGCCAATCTGAGTGGACAGTCCTTCGTGGTTGAGCAGCTGCAGATTGAATATAGCTTTCCATTCATTTTCCCACCCGGCTTGTTTGCACGCTACAGCGTCCAGATTAACGGCCAC